A window of the Loxodonta africana isolate mLoxAfr1 chromosome 3, mLoxAfr1.hap2, whole genome shotgun sequence genome harbors these coding sequences:
- the CIRBP gene encoding cold-inducible RNA-binding protein isoform X2 has product MASDEGKLFVGGLSFDTNEQSLEQVFSKYGQISEVVVVKDRETQRSRGFGFVTFENIDDAKDAMMAMNGKSVDGRQIRVDQAGKSSDNRSRGYRGGSAGGRGFFRGGRGRGRGFSRGGGDRGYGGSRFESRSGGYGGSRDYYGRSQGGGYGDRSSGGSYRDSYDSYGKLRSEGTVLLWPTVGAQCTSVASASALGATLRPHHCACL; this is encoded by the exons ATGGCATCAGACGAAGGCAAGCTTTTCGTTGGAGGGCTGAGTTTTGATACCAACGAGCAGTCATTGGAGCAGGTGTTCTCCAAGTACGGGCAAATATCTGAAG TGGTGGTCGTGAAAGACAGGGAGACTCAGCGGTCACGGGGTTTTGGGTTTGTCACCTTCGAGAACATCGATGATGCCAAGGATGCCATGATGGCCATGAACGGGAAG TCTGTAGATGGGCGACAGATTCGAGTGGATCAGGCGGGCAAGTCATCGGACAACCGCTCCCGTGGGTACCGAGGCGGCTCCGCTGGGGGCCGGGGCTTCTTCCGTGGGGGCCGAGGCCGGGGCCGTGGGTTCTCAAGAG GAGGAGGGGACCGAGGCTACGGGGGGAGCCGGTTCGAGTCCCGGAGTGGGGGCTATGGAGGTTCCAGAGACTATTATGGCAG GAGTCAGGGTGGCGGCTATGGTGACCGGAGCTCGGGCGGGTCCTACAGAGACAGCTACGACAGCTACGGTAAGTTGCGCTCCGAGGGCACTGTGCTGCTTTGGCCCACGGTGGGAGCCCAGTGCACCTCGGTGGCCTCTGCCAGTGCCTTGGGTGCAACGCTCAGACCTCATCACTGTGCTTGCCTGTAA
- the MIDN gene encoding midnolin isoform X4 has product MEPQPGGARSCRRGAPGGACELGSAAEAAPMSLAIHSTTGTRYELSVPPDETVDGLRKRLSQRLKVPKERLALLHKDTRLSSGKLQEFGVGDGSKLTLVPTVEAGLMSQASRPEQSVMQALESLTETQVSDFLSGRSPLTLALRVGDHMMFVQLQLAAQHAPLQHRHVLATAAAARGDPNATTPVTSPCRPVSSAARVPPVPSSPAPVSPSPVTAGSFRSHAASTTCPKMDCSSPASGSASSTSTPGGSPAPRPRKPGAVIESFVNHAPGVFSGTFSGTLHPNCQDSSGRPRRDIGTILQILNDLLSATRHYQGMPPSLTQLRCHAQCAPAATPAPDLAPKSTSCEKLPATPPASLLQGQSQIRMCKPPGACAPGDRLRQTENRATRCKVERLQLLLQQKRLRRKARRDARGPYHWPPSRKAGRSDSSGGSGGSSPSEAAGLGLDFEDSVWKPEVNPDIKSEFVVA; this is encoded by the exons ATGGAGCCGCAGCCCGGCGGCGCGCGGAGCTGCCGGCGCGGGGCCCCCGGCGGCGCCTGCGAGCTGGGCTCGGCGGCCGAGGCGGCGCCCATGAGCTTGGCCATCCACAGCACGACGGGCACCCGCTACGAGCTGTCGGTGCCGCCTGACGAGACGGTAGACGGGCTGCGCAAGCGGCTGTCCCAGCGCCTCAAAGtgcccaaggagcgcctggcgctGCTCCACAAAGACAC cCGGCTCAGTTCGGGGAAGCTGCAGGAGTTTGGCGTGGGGGATGGCAGCAAGCTGACGTTGGTGCCCACGGTGGAGGCTGGCCTCATG TCCCAGGCCTCACGGCCGGAACAGTCGGTGATGCAGGCCCTGGAGAGCTTGACCGAGACCCAG GTCAGTGACTTCCTGTCTGGTCGCTCTCCGCTGACCCTGGCGCTGCGCGTAGGTGATCACATGATGTTCGTCCAGCTGCAGCTTGCCGCCCAGCACGCCCCTCTGCAGCATCGGCATGTGTTAGCCACAGCCGCTGCAGCCCGCGGAGACCCCAACGCAACCACCCCTGTGACCTCACCTTGCCGGCCCGTGTCCAGTGCTGCCCGTGTCCCCCCAGTGCCCAGCAGTCCTGCCCCTGTGTCCCCCTCACCAGTGACAGCCGGCTCCTTTCGATCCCATGCAGCTTCTACCACCTGTCCCAAG ATGGACTGTTCCTCCCCTGCCAGCGGCAGCGCCAGCAGCACATCCACCCCTGGGGgcagccccgccccccgcccccgcaagCCTGGCGCTGTTATCGAAAGCTTCGTGAACCATGCCCCAGGGGTCTTCTCAGGGACCTTCTCTG GCACGCTGCACCCCAATTGTCAGGACAGCAGCGGGCGGCCGCGACGTGACATCGGCACCATCCTGCAGATCCTCAACGACCTCCTGAGCGCCACACGGCACTACCAGGGCATGCCCCCATCACTGACCCAGCTGCGCTGTCACGCCCAGTGTGCACCCGCTGCCACGCCGGCCCCCGACCTCGCCCCCAAGTCTACCTCCTGCGAGAAGCTGCCAGCCACGCCCCCAGCCTCACTGCTGCAGGGCCAGAGCCAAATCCGTATGTGCAAGCCGCCGGGTGCGTGTGCACCGG GTGACCGGCTGCGGCAGACGGAGAACCGGGCCACCCGCTGCAAGGTAGAGCGTCTGCAGCTGCTGCTCCAGCAGAAGCGGCTCCGCCGGAAGGCCCGGCGCGACGCCCGGGGCCCCTACCACTGGCCGCCCAGCCGCAAGGCCGGCCGCAGCGATAGCAGCGGTGGCAGCGGCGGCAGCAGCCCCAGCGAGGCCGCAGGCCTGGGCCTCGACTTTGAGGACTCCGTCTGGAAGCCGGAAGTGAACCCCGACATCAAGTCCGAGTTCGTAGTGGCTTAG
- the MIDN gene encoding midnolin isoform X2, producing MEPQPGGARSCRRGAPGGACELGSAAEAAPMSLAIHSTTGTRYELSVPPDETVDGLRKRLSQRLKVPKERLALLHKDTRLSSGKLQEFGVGDGSKLTLVPTVEAGLMSQASRPEQSVMQALESLTETQPHAAPGPGRAGGGGFRKYRFILFKRPWHRQGPQSPERGGERPQVSDFLSGRSPLTLALRVGDHMMFVQLQLAAQHAPLQHRHVLATAAAARGDPNATTPVTSPCRPVSSAARVPPVPSSPAPVSPSPVTAGSFRSHAASTTCPKMDCSSPASGSASSTSTPGGSPAPRPRKPGAVIESFVNHAPGVFSGTFSGTLHPNCQDSSGRPRRDIGTILQILNDLLSATRHYQGMPPSLTQLRCHAQCAPAATPAPDLAPKSTSCEKLPATPPASLLQGQSQIRMCKPPGACAPGDRLRQTENRATRCKVERLQLLLQQKRLRRKARRDARGPYHWPPSRKAGRSDSSGGSGGSSPSEAAGLGLDFEDSVWKPEVNPDIKSEFVVA from the exons ATGGAGCCGCAGCCCGGCGGCGCGCGGAGCTGCCGGCGCGGGGCCCCCGGCGGCGCCTGCGAGCTGGGCTCGGCGGCCGAGGCGGCGCCCATGAGCTTGGCCATCCACAGCACGACGGGCACCCGCTACGAGCTGTCGGTGCCGCCTGACGAGACGGTAGACGGGCTGCGCAAGCGGCTGTCCCAGCGCCTCAAAGtgcccaaggagcgcctggcgctGCTCCACAAAGACAC cCGGCTCAGTTCGGGGAAGCTGCAGGAGTTTGGCGTGGGGGATGGCAGCAAGCTGACGTTGGTGCCCACGGTGGAGGCTGGCCTCATG TCCCAGGCCTCACGGCCGGAACAGTCGGTGATGCAGGCCCTGGAGAGCTTGACCGAGACCCAG CCCCATGCGGCAcccgggccgggccgggctggCGGAGGCGGCTTCCGGAAATATCGATTCATTTTATTTAAGCGTCCGTGGCACCGACAGGGACCCCAGAGCCCAGAGAGGGGCGGCGAGAGGCCCCAG GTCAGTGACTTCCTGTCTGGTCGCTCTCCGCTGACCCTGGCGCTGCGCGTAGGTGATCACATGATGTTCGTCCAGCTGCAGCTTGCCGCCCAGCACGCCCCTCTGCAGCATCGGCATGTGTTAGCCACAGCCGCTGCAGCCCGCGGAGACCCCAACGCAACCACCCCTGTGACCTCACCTTGCCGGCCCGTGTCCAGTGCTGCCCGTGTCCCCCCAGTGCCCAGCAGTCCTGCCCCTGTGTCCCCCTCACCAGTGACAGCCGGCTCCTTTCGATCCCATGCAGCTTCTACCACCTGTCCCAAG ATGGACTGTTCCTCCCCTGCCAGCGGCAGCGCCAGCAGCACATCCACCCCTGGGGgcagccccgccccccgcccccgcaagCCTGGCGCTGTTATCGAAAGCTTCGTGAACCATGCCCCAGGGGTCTTCTCAGGGACCTTCTCTG GCACGCTGCACCCCAATTGTCAGGACAGCAGCGGGCGGCCGCGACGTGACATCGGCACCATCCTGCAGATCCTCAACGACCTCCTGAGCGCCACACGGCACTACCAGGGCATGCCCCCATCACTGACCCAGCTGCGCTGTCACGCCCAGTGTGCACCCGCTGCCACGCCGGCCCCCGACCTCGCCCCCAAGTCTACCTCCTGCGAGAAGCTGCCAGCCACGCCCCCAGCCTCACTGCTGCAGGGCCAGAGCCAAATCCGTATGTGCAAGCCGCCGGGTGCGTGTGCACCGG GTGACCGGCTGCGGCAGACGGAGAACCGGGCCACCCGCTGCAAGGTAGAGCGTCTGCAGCTGCTGCTCCAGCAGAAGCGGCTCCGCCGGAAGGCCCGGCGCGACGCCCGGGGCCCCTACCACTGGCCGCCCAGCCGCAAGGCCGGCCGCAGCGATAGCAGCGGTGGCAGCGGCGGCAGCAGCCCCAGCGAGGCCGCAGGCCTGGGCCTCGACTTTGAGGACTCCGTCTGGAAGCCGGAAGTGAACCCCGACATCAAGTCCGAGTTCGTAGTGGCTTAG
- the CIRBP gene encoding cold-inducible RNA-binding protein isoform X5 — translation MASDEGKLFVGGLSFDTNEQSLEQVFSKYGQISEVVVVKDRETQRSRGFGFVTFENIDDAKDAMMAMNGKSVDGRQIRVDQAGKSSDNRSRGYRGGSAGGRGFFRGGRGRGRGFSRGGGDRGYGGSRFESRSGGYGGSRDYYGSRSQGGGYGDRSSGGSYRDSYDSYATHNE, via the exons ATGGCATCAGACGAAGGCAAGCTTTTCGTTGGAGGGCTGAGTTTTGATACCAACGAGCAGTCATTGGAGCAGGTGTTCTCCAAGTACGGGCAAATATCTGAAG TGGTGGTCGTGAAAGACAGGGAGACTCAGCGGTCACGGGGTTTTGGGTTTGTCACCTTCGAGAACATCGATGATGCCAAGGATGCCATGATGGCCATGAACGGGAAG TCTGTAGATGGGCGACAGATTCGAGTGGATCAGGCGGGCAAGTCATCGGACAACCGCTCCCGTGGGTACCGAGGCGGCTCCGCTGGGGGCCGGGGCTTCTTCCGTGGGGGCCGAGGCCGGGGCCGTGGGTTCTCAAGAG GAGGAGGGGACCGAGGCTACGGGGGGAGCCGGTTCGAGTCCCGGAGTGGGGGCTATGGAGGTTCCAGAGACTATTATGGCAG CAGGAGTCAGGGTGGCGGCTATGGTGACCGGAGCTCGGGCGGGTCCTACAGAGACAGCTACGACAGCTACG CTACACACAACGAGtaa
- the CIRBP gene encoding cold-inducible RNA-binding protein isoform X3, which produces MASDEGKLFVGGLSFDTNEQSLEQVFSKYGQISEVVVVKDRETQRSRGFGFVTFENIDDAKDAMMAMNGKSVDGRQIRVDQAGKSSDNRSRGYRGGSAGGRGFFRGGRGRGRGFSRGECHLGPGVLGDAEGCAGNSGDSCLSVLGVHRRRGPRLRGEPVRVPEWGLWRFQRLLWQQESGWRLW; this is translated from the exons ATGGCATCAGACGAAGGCAAGCTTTTCGTTGGAGGGCTGAGTTTTGATACCAACGAGCAGTCATTGGAGCAGGTGTTCTCCAAGTACGGGCAAATATCTGAAG TGGTGGTCGTGAAAGACAGGGAGACTCAGCGGTCACGGGGTTTTGGGTTTGTCACCTTCGAGAACATCGATGATGCCAAGGATGCCATGATGGCCATGAACGGGAAG TCTGTAGATGGGCGACAGATTCGAGTGGATCAGGCGGGCAAGTCATCGGACAACCGCTCCCGTGGGTACCGAGGCGGCTCCGCTGGGGGCCGGGGCTTCTTCCGTGGGGGCCGAGGCCGGGGCCGTGGGTTCTCAAGAGGTGAGTGCCACTTGGGGCCTGGGGTCCTCGGGGATGCGGAAGGCTGTGCTGGCAACAGCGGGGACTCATGCCTTTCTGTTCTCGGAGTCCACAGGAGGAGGGGACCGAGGCTACGGGGGGAGCCGGTTCGAGTCCCGGAGTGGGGGCTATGGAGGTTCCAGAGACTATTATGGCAG CAGGAGTCAGGGTGGCGGCTATGGTGA
- the MIDN gene encoding midnolin isoform X1 has translation MEPQPGGARSCRRGAPGGACELGSAAEAAPMSLAIHSTTGTRYELSVPPDETVDGLRKRLSQRLKVPKERLALLHKDTRLSSGKLQEFGVGDGSKLTLVPTVEAGLMSQASRPEQSVMQALESLTETQPHAAPGPGRAGGGGFRKYRFILFKRPWHRQGPQSPERGGERPQVSDFLSGRSPLTLALRVGDHMMFVQLQLAAQHAPLQHRHVLATAAAARGDPNATTPVTSPCRPVSSAARVPPVPSSPAPVSPSPVTAGSFRSHAASTTCPKQMDCSSPASGSASSTSTPGGSPAPRPRKPGAVIESFVNHAPGVFSGTFSGTLHPNCQDSSGRPRRDIGTILQILNDLLSATRHYQGMPPSLTQLRCHAQCAPAATPAPDLAPKSTSCEKLPATPPASLLQGQSQIRMCKPPGACAPGDRLRQTENRATRCKVERLQLLLQQKRLRRKARRDARGPYHWPPSRKAGRSDSSGGSGGSSPSEAAGLGLDFEDSVWKPEVNPDIKSEFVVA, from the exons ATGGAGCCGCAGCCCGGCGGCGCGCGGAGCTGCCGGCGCGGGGCCCCCGGCGGCGCCTGCGAGCTGGGCTCGGCGGCCGAGGCGGCGCCCATGAGCTTGGCCATCCACAGCACGACGGGCACCCGCTACGAGCTGTCGGTGCCGCCTGACGAGACGGTAGACGGGCTGCGCAAGCGGCTGTCCCAGCGCCTCAAAGtgcccaaggagcgcctggcgctGCTCCACAAAGACAC cCGGCTCAGTTCGGGGAAGCTGCAGGAGTTTGGCGTGGGGGATGGCAGCAAGCTGACGTTGGTGCCCACGGTGGAGGCTGGCCTCATG TCCCAGGCCTCACGGCCGGAACAGTCGGTGATGCAGGCCCTGGAGAGCTTGACCGAGACCCAG CCCCATGCGGCAcccgggccgggccgggctggCGGAGGCGGCTTCCGGAAATATCGATTCATTTTATTTAAGCGTCCGTGGCACCGACAGGGACCCCAGAGCCCAGAGAGGGGCGGCGAGAGGCCCCAG GTCAGTGACTTCCTGTCTGGTCGCTCTCCGCTGACCCTGGCGCTGCGCGTAGGTGATCACATGATGTTCGTCCAGCTGCAGCTTGCCGCCCAGCACGCCCCTCTGCAGCATCGGCATGTGTTAGCCACAGCCGCTGCAGCCCGCGGAGACCCCAACGCAACCACCCCTGTGACCTCACCTTGCCGGCCCGTGTCCAGTGCTGCCCGTGTCCCCCCAGTGCCCAGCAGTCCTGCCCCTGTGTCCCCCTCACCAGTGACAGCCGGCTCCTTTCGATCCCATGCAGCTTCTACCACCTGTCCCAAG CAGATGGACTGTTCCTCCCCTGCCAGCGGCAGCGCCAGCAGCACATCCACCCCTGGGGgcagccccgccccccgcccccgcaagCCTGGCGCTGTTATCGAAAGCTTCGTGAACCATGCCCCAGGGGTCTTCTCAGGGACCTTCTCTG GCACGCTGCACCCCAATTGTCAGGACAGCAGCGGGCGGCCGCGACGTGACATCGGCACCATCCTGCAGATCCTCAACGACCTCCTGAGCGCCACACGGCACTACCAGGGCATGCCCCCATCACTGACCCAGCTGCGCTGTCACGCCCAGTGTGCACCCGCTGCCACGCCGGCCCCCGACCTCGCCCCCAAGTCTACCTCCTGCGAGAAGCTGCCAGCCACGCCCCCAGCCTCACTGCTGCAGGGCCAGAGCCAAATCCGTATGTGCAAGCCGCCGGGTGCGTGTGCACCGG GTGACCGGCTGCGGCAGACGGAGAACCGGGCCACCCGCTGCAAGGTAGAGCGTCTGCAGCTGCTGCTCCAGCAGAAGCGGCTCCGCCGGAAGGCCCGGCGCGACGCCCGGGGCCCCTACCACTGGCCGCCCAGCCGCAAGGCCGGCCGCAGCGATAGCAGCGGTGGCAGCGGCGGCAGCAGCCCCAGCGAGGCCGCAGGCCTGGGCCTCGACTTTGAGGACTCCGTCTGGAAGCCGGAAGTGAACCCCGACATCAAGTCCGAGTTCGTAGTGGCTTAG
- the MIDN gene encoding midnolin isoform X3 gives MEPQPGGARSCRRGAPGGACELGSAAEAAPMSLAIHSTTGTRYELSVPPDETVDGLRKRLSQRLKVPKERLALLHKDTRLSSGKLQEFGVGDGSKLTLVPTVEAGLMSQASRPEQSVMQALESLTETQVSDFLSGRSPLTLALRVGDHMMFVQLQLAAQHAPLQHRHVLATAAAARGDPNATTPVTSPCRPVSSAARVPPVPSSPAPVSPSPVTAGSFRSHAASTTCPKQMDCSSPASGSASSTSTPGGSPAPRPRKPGAVIESFVNHAPGVFSGTFSGTLHPNCQDSSGRPRRDIGTILQILNDLLSATRHYQGMPPSLTQLRCHAQCAPAATPAPDLAPKSTSCEKLPATPPASLLQGQSQIRMCKPPGACAPGDRLRQTENRATRCKVERLQLLLQQKRLRRKARRDARGPYHWPPSRKAGRSDSSGGSGGSSPSEAAGLGLDFEDSVWKPEVNPDIKSEFVVA, from the exons ATGGAGCCGCAGCCCGGCGGCGCGCGGAGCTGCCGGCGCGGGGCCCCCGGCGGCGCCTGCGAGCTGGGCTCGGCGGCCGAGGCGGCGCCCATGAGCTTGGCCATCCACAGCACGACGGGCACCCGCTACGAGCTGTCGGTGCCGCCTGACGAGACGGTAGACGGGCTGCGCAAGCGGCTGTCCCAGCGCCTCAAAGtgcccaaggagcgcctggcgctGCTCCACAAAGACAC cCGGCTCAGTTCGGGGAAGCTGCAGGAGTTTGGCGTGGGGGATGGCAGCAAGCTGACGTTGGTGCCCACGGTGGAGGCTGGCCTCATG TCCCAGGCCTCACGGCCGGAACAGTCGGTGATGCAGGCCCTGGAGAGCTTGACCGAGACCCAG GTCAGTGACTTCCTGTCTGGTCGCTCTCCGCTGACCCTGGCGCTGCGCGTAGGTGATCACATGATGTTCGTCCAGCTGCAGCTTGCCGCCCAGCACGCCCCTCTGCAGCATCGGCATGTGTTAGCCACAGCCGCTGCAGCCCGCGGAGACCCCAACGCAACCACCCCTGTGACCTCACCTTGCCGGCCCGTGTCCAGTGCTGCCCGTGTCCCCCCAGTGCCCAGCAGTCCTGCCCCTGTGTCCCCCTCACCAGTGACAGCCGGCTCCTTTCGATCCCATGCAGCTTCTACCACCTGTCCCAAG CAGATGGACTGTTCCTCCCCTGCCAGCGGCAGCGCCAGCAGCACATCCACCCCTGGGGgcagccccgccccccgcccccgcaagCCTGGCGCTGTTATCGAAAGCTTCGTGAACCATGCCCCAGGGGTCTTCTCAGGGACCTTCTCTG GCACGCTGCACCCCAATTGTCAGGACAGCAGCGGGCGGCCGCGACGTGACATCGGCACCATCCTGCAGATCCTCAACGACCTCCTGAGCGCCACACGGCACTACCAGGGCATGCCCCCATCACTGACCCAGCTGCGCTGTCACGCCCAGTGTGCACCCGCTGCCACGCCGGCCCCCGACCTCGCCCCCAAGTCTACCTCCTGCGAGAAGCTGCCAGCCACGCCCCCAGCCTCACTGCTGCAGGGCCAGAGCCAAATCCGTATGTGCAAGCCGCCGGGTGCGTGTGCACCGG GTGACCGGCTGCGGCAGACGGAGAACCGGGCCACCCGCTGCAAGGTAGAGCGTCTGCAGCTGCTGCTCCAGCAGAAGCGGCTCCGCCGGAAGGCCCGGCGCGACGCCCGGGGCCCCTACCACTGGCCGCCCAGCCGCAAGGCCGGCCGCAGCGATAGCAGCGGTGGCAGCGGCGGCAGCAGCCCCAGCGAGGCCGCAGGCCTGGGCCTCGACTTTGAGGACTCCGTCTGGAAGCCGGAAGTGAACCCCGACATCAAGTCCGAGTTCGTAGTGGCTTAG
- the CIRBP gene encoding cold-inducible RNA-binding protein isoform X4 — protein MASDEGKLFVGGLSFDTNEQSLEQVFSKYGQISEVVVVKDRETQRSRGFGFVTFENIDDAKDAMMAMNGKSVDGRQIRVDQAGKSSDNRSRGYRGGSAGGRGFFRGGRGRGRGFSRGECHLGPGVLGDAEGCAGNSGDSCLSVLGVHRRRGPRLRGEPVRVPEWGLWRFQRLLWQESGWRLW, from the exons ATGGCATCAGACGAAGGCAAGCTTTTCGTTGGAGGGCTGAGTTTTGATACCAACGAGCAGTCATTGGAGCAGGTGTTCTCCAAGTACGGGCAAATATCTGAAG TGGTGGTCGTGAAAGACAGGGAGACTCAGCGGTCACGGGGTTTTGGGTTTGTCACCTTCGAGAACATCGATGATGCCAAGGATGCCATGATGGCCATGAACGGGAAG TCTGTAGATGGGCGACAGATTCGAGTGGATCAGGCGGGCAAGTCATCGGACAACCGCTCCCGTGGGTACCGAGGCGGCTCCGCTGGGGGCCGGGGCTTCTTCCGTGGGGGCCGAGGCCGGGGCCGTGGGTTCTCAAGAGGTGAGTGCCACTTGGGGCCTGGGGTCCTCGGGGATGCGGAAGGCTGTGCTGGCAACAGCGGGGACTCATGCCTTTCTGTTCTCGGAGTCCACAGGAGGAGGGGACCGAGGCTACGGGGGGAGCCGGTTCGAGTCCCGGAGTGGGGGCTATGGAGGTTCCAGAGACTATTATGGCAG GAGTCAGGGTGGCGGCTATGGTGA
- the CIRBP gene encoding cold-inducible RNA-binding protein isoform X1, with product MASDEGKLFVGGLSFDTNEQSLEQVFSKYGQISEVVVVKDRETQRSRGFGFVTFENIDDAKDAMMAMNGKSVDGRQIRVDQAGKSSDNRSRGYRGGSAGGRGFFRGGRGRGRGFSRGGGDRGYGGSRFESRSGGYGGSRDYYGSRSQGGGYGDRSSGGSYRDSYDSYGKLRSEGTVLLWPTVGAQCTSVASASALGATLRPHHCACL from the exons ATGGCATCAGACGAAGGCAAGCTTTTCGTTGGAGGGCTGAGTTTTGATACCAACGAGCAGTCATTGGAGCAGGTGTTCTCCAAGTACGGGCAAATATCTGAAG TGGTGGTCGTGAAAGACAGGGAGACTCAGCGGTCACGGGGTTTTGGGTTTGTCACCTTCGAGAACATCGATGATGCCAAGGATGCCATGATGGCCATGAACGGGAAG TCTGTAGATGGGCGACAGATTCGAGTGGATCAGGCGGGCAAGTCATCGGACAACCGCTCCCGTGGGTACCGAGGCGGCTCCGCTGGGGGCCGGGGCTTCTTCCGTGGGGGCCGAGGCCGGGGCCGTGGGTTCTCAAGAG GAGGAGGGGACCGAGGCTACGGGGGGAGCCGGTTCGAGTCCCGGAGTGGGGGCTATGGAGGTTCCAGAGACTATTATGGCAG CAGGAGTCAGGGTGGCGGCTATGGTGACCGGAGCTCGGGCGGGTCCTACAGAGACAGCTACGACAGCTACGGTAAGTTGCGCTCCGAGGGCACTGTGCTGCTTTGGCCCACGGTGGGAGCCCAGTGCACCTCGGTGGCCTCTGCCAGTGCCTTGGGTGCAACGCTCAGACCTCATCACTGTGCTTGCCTGTAA
- the CIRBP gene encoding cold-inducible RNA-binding protein isoform X6 — MASDEGKLFVGGLSFDTNEQSLEQVFSKYGQISEVVVVKDRETQRSRGFGFVTFENIDDAKDAMMAMNGKSVDGRQIRVDQAGKSSDNRSRGYRGGSAGGRGFFRGGRGRGRGFSRGGGDRGYGGSRFESRSGGYGGSRDYYGRSQGGGYGDRSSGGSYRDSYDSYATHNE, encoded by the exons ATGGCATCAGACGAAGGCAAGCTTTTCGTTGGAGGGCTGAGTTTTGATACCAACGAGCAGTCATTGGAGCAGGTGTTCTCCAAGTACGGGCAAATATCTGAAG TGGTGGTCGTGAAAGACAGGGAGACTCAGCGGTCACGGGGTTTTGGGTTTGTCACCTTCGAGAACATCGATGATGCCAAGGATGCCATGATGGCCATGAACGGGAAG TCTGTAGATGGGCGACAGATTCGAGTGGATCAGGCGGGCAAGTCATCGGACAACCGCTCCCGTGGGTACCGAGGCGGCTCCGCTGGGGGCCGGGGCTTCTTCCGTGGGGGCCGAGGCCGGGGCCGTGGGTTCTCAAGAG GAGGAGGGGACCGAGGCTACGGGGGGAGCCGGTTCGAGTCCCGGAGTGGGGGCTATGGAGGTTCCAGAGACTATTATGGCAG GAGTCAGGGTGGCGGCTATGGTGACCGGAGCTCGGGCGGGTCCTACAGAGACAGCTACGACAGCTACG CTACACACAACGAGtaa